The Planococcus versutus genome contains a region encoding:
- a CDS encoding YwgA family protein, translating to MLQEHAKIVDFIATAEGVTGRKKLQKMIYIMKKLDIPFQEKYEFHIYGPYSEELTARVEELCDMGFLSEALEDKGSYVQYKYDVTTEGQEFRKVLGKSILENPLTAGKLNSKSGRFLELTATLLYFDNLNRQEQLAKLHVVKGKLNFTAVEIEESFAFIKELKSQ from the coding sequence TTGCTCCAAGAACACGCAAAAATCGTAGACTTTATTGCCACAGCTGAAGGTGTGACTGGCCGGAAAAAGCTGCAAAAAATGATTTACATAATGAAAAAACTAGATATTCCATTTCAAGAAAAGTATGAGTTTCATATTTATGGACCATATTCAGAAGAATTAACTGCTCGTGTAGAAGAGTTATGCGATATGGGGTTTTTATCTGAGGCCTTAGAAGACAAGGGGTCTTACGTTCAATATAAGTATGACGTAACGACAGAAGGTCAAGAGTTCCGTAAAGTTTTGGGCAAATCCATTTTAGAAAATCCTTTAACTGCTGGAAAATTAAATTCTAAAAGTGGTCGATTCTTGGAATTGACTGCAACACTTTTGTATTTTGATAACTTAAATCGTCAAGAACAACTGGCTAAGTTACACGTAGTTAAAGGAAAACTAAACTTTACTGCAGTAGAAATTGAAGAATCTTTCGCTTTTATTAAAGAATTAAAGTCGCAATAA
- a CDS encoding HD domain-containing protein: protein MSYATQKLAEEKVFKDPVHRYIHVRDQVIWDLVNSREVQRLRRIKQLGTSYLVFHGAEHSRFNHSLGVYEIVRRISDDIFHGRPEWDEGERLVVLCAALLHDLGHGPFSHSFEKVFALDHEEFTRKILLGDTEVNKILLKVSENFPMKVAEVIAKTYSNKQVVSLISSQIDADRMDYLQRDAYYTGVSYGHFDMERILRVMRPLDDQVVIKSSGMHAVEDYIMSRYQMYWQVYFHPVARSAEVILRKILQRAKELSERGYKFEQPPTHFLSFFDQSFTLKEYLALDEGVLMTYFQLWMTERDLILADLCDRFVNRHLFQYVDFDPGKDYKKLGELAELFRSAGIDPEYYLIDDSTSDLPYDFYRPGEEEERLPIHLLMPNGDIKELSRLSQIVDAISGKRRTDYKLYFPAELLIDGKKTAIKHKILEMLREGGV, encoded by the coding sequence GTGAGCTACGCAACACAAAAACTAGCTGAAGAAAAAGTCTTTAAAGATCCTGTTCACCGGTATATTCACGTGCGTGACCAAGTAATTTGGGATCTTGTCAACTCGCGTGAAGTTCAGCGTTTGCGCAGAATTAAGCAATTGGGCACCTCTTATTTAGTATTTCACGGTGCAGAACATAGCCGCTTTAATCACTCGCTTGGCGTTTACGAAATTGTCCGTAGAATATCAGATGATATTTTTCATGGGCGTCCAGAATGGGATGAAGGGGAACGTCTTGTCGTATTATGTGCAGCTCTTCTTCATGATTTAGGACATGGCCCGTTTTCACATTCATTTGAAAAAGTATTTGCGCTCGATCACGAAGAATTCACGCGTAAAATTTTGTTAGGAGACACCGAGGTCAATAAAATTCTCCTCAAAGTATCAGAAAACTTTCCGATGAAAGTAGCAGAAGTAATTGCTAAAACGTATTCAAACAAACAAGTGGTATCGTTGATTTCAAGTCAAATTGATGCAGATCGCATGGACTATCTCCAACGAGATGCCTATTATACAGGAGTTTCTTATGGCCATTTTGATATGGAGCGAATTCTTCGTGTCATGCGTCCATTAGATGATCAAGTCGTAATCAAATCTAGCGGGATGCATGCGGTTGAAGATTACATCATGAGTCGTTACCAAATGTATTGGCAAGTGTATTTTCATCCAGTTGCCCGGAGCGCAGAAGTCATTTTGCGTAAAATTTTGCAACGTGCAAAAGAACTGAGTGAAAGGGGCTATAAGTTTGAACAGCCGCCCACGCATTTTTTATCGTTTTTCGATCAAAGCTTTACGCTGAAAGAATATTTAGCGCTCGACGAAGGCGTTTTGATGACGTATTTCCAATTGTGGATGACCGAGCGAGATTTGATTTTAGCGGATCTTTGTGACCGATTCGTCAATCGGCACTTGTTTCAGTATGTTGATTTCGATCCAGGCAAAGACTATAAAAAACTAGGTGAACTAGCTGAGCTGTTCCGCTCTGCCGGCATTGATCCAGAATATTACTTGATTGACGATTCAACGTCTGACTTACCATATGATTTTTACCGTCCCGGTGAAGAAGAAGAACGGCTGCCAATTCATTTATTAATGCCCAATGGCGATATTAAAGAACTGTCTCGTTTGTCCCAAATCGTAGACGCCATTTCAGGCAAACGCAGAACCGATTACAAATTGTATTTTCCAGCAGAGTTATTAATTGATGGCAAGAAAACAGCCATCAAGCATAAAATTTTGGAAATGCTTCGAGAAGGAGGGGTATAG
- a CDS encoding lipoate--protein ligase family protein, giving the protein MPLFFEETAWRFWDQSISAKHRSALESFAADDTLCELVGSGKSAPIVRTWVHDDTVVLGIQDHRLPHIERGMEVLKEHGFTPIVRNSGGLAVVLDAGVLNISLVLSEKDNAIDISVGYDLMLNLVRELFPEATIEAYEIVGSYCPGSYDLSINGRKFAGISQRRIRRGIAVQVYLCVEGSGSERANIIRDFYNAGLQGEKTKFAYPEIKPETMASLSELLERQMTVQEVVLDLHALMGAPAPMPLQPDETDLYAFYLNRVVERNQKMLEHPLE; this is encoded by the coding sequence ATGCCGTTATTTTTTGAAGAAACCGCTTGGCGTTTTTGGGATCAATCAATAAGCGCGAAACACCGCTCAGCGCTGGAGTCGTTTGCAGCGGACGATACATTATGCGAATTGGTGGGATCAGGAAAAAGTGCGCCCATCGTTCGAACGTGGGTTCATGATGACACGGTGGTGTTAGGAATACAAGATCATCGGTTGCCGCATATTGAACGCGGCATGGAAGTGTTAAAAGAGCACGGCTTCACACCAATTGTGCGAAATTCTGGTGGACTCGCCGTTGTTTTAGATGCAGGTGTCTTAAACATTTCGCTAGTACTATCGGAAAAAGACAACGCGATCGACATTTCAGTAGGCTACGACTTGATGCTCAATTTAGTGCGGGAACTTTTCCCGGAAGCCACGATCGAAGCATACGAAATTGTTGGCTCGTATTGCCCGGGTTCGTATGATCTTAGCATTAACGGCCGGAAATTCGCTGGTATTTCACAACGACGCATTCGACGAGGAATTGCCGTGCAAGTGTATTTATGTGTTGAAGGCAGCGGTTCAGAACGTGCCAACATCATTCGTGATTTTTACAATGCCGGACTGCAAGGGGAAAAAACCAAATTCGCCTACCCGGAGATAAAACCCGAGACGATGGCATCGCTTAGTGAACTATTAGAAAGACAAATGACAGTTCAAGAAGTGGTTCTAGATCTTCATGCTTTAATGGGCGCACCAGCACCCATGCCGTTGCAACCAGACGAAACCGATTTATACGCGTTTTATTTAAATCGAGTTGTCGAACGCAATCAAAAAATGCTCGAACATCCTCTTGAATAG
- the hemQ gene encoding hydrogen peroxide-dependent heme synthase produces MNEAAITLDGWYVLHDFRSMDWVTWKMLTDEERQFAIDEFQAFMNKINQADENKTGAHALYSIVGQKADLMLMMLRETMDELNELETEYNKLTLIAYTVPTYSYVSVVELSNYLAGKSDEDPYQNPHIRSRLYPELQRSQYICFYPMDKRRDGDDNWYMLPMDTRKELMLSHGKIGRSYAGKVKQIISGSVGFDDYEWGVTLFADDVLQFKKLIYEMRFDEVSARYAEFGSFYVGTRLDAERTAKMLEV; encoded by the coding sequence ATGAATGAAGCAGCAATTACTTTAGACGGCTGGTACGTTCTCCATGATTTCCGCTCAATGGATTGGGTAACGTGGAAAATGCTGACGGATGAAGAGCGCCAATTCGCAATCGACGAATTCCAAGCATTTATGAACAAGATTAACCAAGCTGACGAAAATAAAACCGGTGCACATGCCTTGTATTCAATTGTTGGCCAAAAAGCTGATTTGATGCTTATGATGTTACGCGAAACAATGGACGAATTAAATGAGCTTGAAACAGAATACAACAAGCTGACCTTGATTGCTTATACCGTTCCTACGTATTCGTACGTATCTGTTGTAGAGCTTTCCAACTACCTTGCTGGGAAGTCTGATGAAGATCCTTACCAAAATCCGCACATCCGTTCGCGCCTATACCCAGAACTTCAACGTTCGCAGTATATTTGCTTTTATCCAATGGACAAACGTCGCGACGGCGATGATAACTGGTACATGCTGCCAATGGATACGCGTAAAGAATTAATGCTATCTCACGGAAAAATTGGCCGTAGCTACGCTGGCAAAGTAAAACAGATCATTTCTGGTTCTGTCGGCTTTGACGACTACGAATGGGGCGTTACACTGTTCGCAGATGACGTTCTTCAATTCAAAAAATTGATCTACGAAATGCGTTTTGACGAAGTCAGCGCACGTTACGCAGAATTCGGTTCATTCTATGTAGGTACACGCCTAGATGCTGAACGAACTGCTAAAATGTTAGAAGTTTGA
- a CDS encoding DUF423 domain-containing protein, producing the protein MKFFLIAGAVNALLSVAFGAFGAHLLEGRVADKYLDTWQTAVQYQMFHSIGLIVVAVLMSSSLLGSLGSLSWAGYLMLAGIVIFSGSLYVLSLTGIGILGAITPIGGVAFIAAWVMVIIAAAKAL; encoded by the coding sequence ATGAAATTTTTCTTAATTGCCGGAGCAGTTAACGCTTTATTATCTGTTGCATTCGGAGCATTTGGAGCGCACCTCCTAGAAGGTCGCGTCGCTGACAAGTATTTGGATACATGGCAAACGGCTGTTCAATATCAAATGTTCCATTCAATCGGCTTGATCGTTGTTGCGGTACTCATGAGTTCGTCTTTACTGGGCTCACTTGGTTCATTAAGTTGGGCTGGTTATTTGATGCTTGCAGGAATCGTCATTTTTTCAGGCAGCTTATACGTACTAAGCTTAACGGGTATTGGCATTCTTGGTGCCATTACACCAATTGGCGGCGTTGCGTTTATCGCTGCTTGGGTTATGGTCATTATCGCTGCTGCAAAAGCATTGTAA
- a CDS encoding YwdI family protein, with product MAIDTTRILNEIDKHTKRARNGDAAKTRDSVVAIRALCDLLLEDEQSLNDIPAPRAVPRSSLQSQTVTAVNKLKEDDANGDSLFEF from the coding sequence ATGGCCATCGACACGACACGAATTTTAAACGAAATCGACAAGCACACCAAGCGCGCTCGAAACGGTGATGCAGCAAAAACTCGGGACTCGGTTGTAGCGATCCGTGCATTATGCGATTTGCTACTAGAAGATGAACAGTCATTGAACGATATTCCAGCACCACGTGCCGTGCCGCGCTCTTCTCTTCAGTCACAGACGGTAACTGCCGTCAACAAGCTGAAAGAAGACGATGCAAATGGCGATTCGCTGTTTGAATTTTAA
- a CDS encoding uracil-DNA glycosylase, whose translation MEKRIFHNDWQQVVGEEFEKPYYKELRKFLKTEYAEHTVYPAMENMWSAFEHTAYRDVQVIVLGQDPYHGLNQAHGLSFSVLPGVPHPPSLRNILKELQEDIGCSPPAAGTLTKWADQGVLMMNTVLTVRAGEAHSHRNKGWETFTDAVIRKLSERDEPIVFVLWGKPAQTKKRLIDLDKHDVLEAPHPSPLSAHRGFFGSQPYSKVNSLLQSRGQAPIDFCLS comes from the coding sequence GTGGAAAAACGGATTTTCCATAACGACTGGCAACAAGTCGTCGGCGAAGAGTTTGAAAAACCGTATTACAAAGAACTACGCAAGTTTCTCAAAACCGAATATGCTGAGCACACGGTTTACCCGGCGATGGAAAACATGTGGTCAGCTTTTGAACATACCGCATATCGCGATGTCCAAGTGATTGTTCTCGGTCAAGACCCATATCATGGTCTCAACCAAGCGCACGGACTTAGTTTTTCTGTGCTGCCCGGTGTCCCGCACCCGCCAAGTTTACGGAATATATTGAAAGAATTACAAGAAGATATCGGTTGTAGTCCACCAGCAGCTGGTACGTTAACCAAGTGGGCAGACCAAGGAGTTTTGATGATGAATACCGTTTTGACGGTTAGAGCTGGCGAAGCACATTCGCACCGCAACAAAGGCTGGGAAACGTTTACTGATGCCGTGATTCGCAAATTATCTGAACGCGACGAGCCGATTGTTTTTGTCCTATGGGGAAAACCTGCACAAACCAAAAAACGCTTAATTGATTTAGATAAACACGACGTACTTGAAGCACCTCACCCGAGTCCACTTAGTGCACATCGTGGATTTTTTGGCAGTCAGCCTTATTCAAAAGTGAACAGTCTGTTACAAAGCCGCGGGCAAGCGCCGATCGATTTTTGTTTAAGCTGA
- a CDS encoding DUF4230 domain-containing protein, which yields MAKDPKLTEIERLLEEMKEQGETKESGFWKSIKVMLSVWRNSFLVLIVILLLVIVALPLGAFWMIQGSTFTESKGVFLEQIQDLNELSTAEAFSKVIIEREDNAIFGKEIGLDLPGTKRQLLVVIPGSVRAGIDFSKVSKEDIKLDEEAKTATLTLPPAEFLGGPELFMDQVEVFSYDGLLRSGTDISEAYELADEAKKMMLKETEGQGVLKTAETNAARSVQEMFGLVDYDVTVKFKE from the coding sequence ATGGCAAAAGACCCGAAATTAACAGAGATAGAGCGGCTATTAGAAGAAATGAAAGAACAAGGGGAAACGAAAGAATCTGGCTTCTGGAAAAGCATTAAAGTAATGCTGAGTGTTTGGCGAAATTCTTTCCTTGTGTTGATTGTGATATTGTTGCTCGTTATTGTTGCGCTGCCATTAGGCGCCTTTTGGATGATTCAAGGCAGCACATTTACAGAAAGCAAAGGTGTCTTTTTAGAACAAATTCAAGATCTCAATGAGTTATCAACGGCAGAAGCGTTTTCGAAAGTGATTATTGAGCGTGAAGACAATGCTATTTTCGGAAAAGAAATCGGACTCGATTTGCCAGGAACGAAACGTCAATTACTGGTAGTGATTCCAGGGTCAGTCCGTGCCGGTATTGATTTCTCTAAAGTGTCAAAAGAGGATATCAAGTTAGATGAAGAAGCCAAAACGGCTACTTTAACATTGCCACCGGCTGAATTTTTGGGTGGACCTGAATTGTTCATGGACCAAGTCGAAGTCTTTTCGTATGACGGACTGTTACGTAGCGGTACCGATATTTCGGAAGCCTATGAATTGGCTGATGAAGCCAAAAAAATGATGTTAAAAGAAACAGAAGGTCAAGGCGTACTCAAAACAGCTGAAACCAATGCAGCGCGTTCGGTTCAAGAAATGTTTGGATTGGTCGATTACGACGTGACTGTTAAATTTAAGGAGTGA
- the thiD gene encoding bifunctional hydroxymethylpyrimidine kinase/phosphomethylpyrimidine kinase yields MTLKKTLTIAGSDTSGGAGIQADLKTFQEHGTYGMNALTVIVTMDPENGWSHGIHPIALDTLDAQLKTAFSTGIDALKTGMLPTVDIIQMAGKAIADSGIKDVVIDPVMACKGENEVLFPENVDAMIKYLLPNAKVVTPNLVEAGNLSGMGVLKTVEDMQAAAEKIHAHGAEFVVIKGGKQLEHEKAADLLFDGTKHYLLTSDKTDTTFNHGAGCTFAAAITANLANGQSVKDAVLNAKIFVATAIEHGWKLNEYVGPIMHGAASKFTKPEVVVTEL; encoded by the coding sequence ATGACACTCAAAAAAACCTTAACCATCGCTGGATCTGATACTTCTGGTGGTGCCGGCATACAAGCAGATTTAAAAACGTTTCAAGAACACGGGACATATGGCATGAACGCATTAACTGTCATTGTGACAATGGATCCTGAAAACGGCTGGAGTCATGGAATTCACCCAATTGCTTTGGATACGCTAGATGCCCAGTTAAAAACAGCCTTTTCAACAGGCATTGACGCACTGAAAACAGGCATGCTTCCAACAGTTGATATTATCCAAATGGCCGGCAAAGCCATTGCTGATTCTGGCATCAAAGATGTTGTCATCGATCCAGTTATGGCTTGCAAAGGGGAAAACGAAGTGTTGTTCCCTGAAAACGTGGACGCGATGATTAAGTATTTATTGCCGAACGCGAAAGTCGTGACGCCAAACTTGGTAGAAGCAGGCAATTTATCTGGAATGGGCGTATTGAAAACAGTTGAAGACATGCAAGCGGCTGCTGAAAAAATTCACGCACACGGCGCTGAATTTGTGGTCATTAAAGGCGGCAAACAACTCGAGCATGAGAAAGCCGCTGACTTATTATTTGATGGAACAAAACATTATTTGCTGACATCTGACAAAACAGACACAACCTTTAATCACGGTGCAGGCTGCACATTTGCAGCAGCTATTACAGCGAACTTGGCAAACGGCCAATCTGTTAAAGACGCTGTGTTGAATGCGAAGATTTTTGTTGCAACTGCGATCGAACATGGCTGGAAACTGAACGAATACGTTGGCCCCATTATGCACGGTGCGGCATCGAAATTTACAAAACCCGAAGTTGTTGTAACAGAATTATAA
- a CDS encoding ABC transporter permease: MWKQPLFVVGFSMLAFFLFGSFAYEWLFGNVPRQVFFIKENGRVVEGLPISPKWTYPFGTDQYGYDMLGKIMIGAKYTIMATLAIAALRILLAIPLGFLLSTYLRRHQNWISGFIDSMHYIPLTLLAYFVLTPVLWMPEEGFSTTMWERIFIQVVIMALLTMPIVSVLIANESALLYKKEYVLASKTLGAGRFRIIRFHLLPQMREKIVVLYGQQVIETFVILAHLGLLNLFLGGTKVSYDPMFGDPPMSIAYEWAGLFGSSFRYLLGSPWLPLTPVLFISLSILAVSFMMEEYVRSKNPKVKKRMQAKKKDAVVEWNREQLREKMVLLKAHKKNEPS; encoded by the coding sequence ATGTGGAAGCAACCGCTGTTTGTTGTCGGATTTAGTATGTTGGCTTTTTTTCTTTTTGGTAGTTTTGCCTACGAGTGGCTATTTGGGAACGTGCCAAGGCAAGTGTTTTTTATTAAAGAAAACGGTCGTGTAGTAGAGGGGCTGCCGATATCGCCAAAATGGACATATCCATTTGGCACGGATCAATATGGATATGACATGTTAGGGAAAATAATGATTGGTGCTAAATATACGATCATGGCGACTTTAGCTATCGCAGCACTTCGCATATTGCTTGCGATTCCCCTAGGTTTTTTACTCAGCACTTATTTGCGTCGTCATCAAAACTGGATTAGCGGATTTATCGATTCTATGCATTATATTCCATTAACTTTACTTGCTTATTTTGTGTTGACGCCTGTATTGTGGATGCCCGAAGAAGGATTTTCAACAACAATGTGGGAACGCATCTTTATTCAAGTGGTCATTATGGCTTTATTGACGATGCCAATTGTTTCAGTACTGATCGCTAATGAGTCAGCGTTACTTTATAAAAAGGAATATGTGTTAGCCTCTAAAACGCTTGGAGCTGGACGTTTCCGAATCATTCGCTTTCATCTATTGCCACAAATGCGAGAGAAAATCGTCGTTTTGTATGGACAGCAAGTAATCGAAACGTTTGTGATACTGGCTCATCTTGGCTTATTGAATTTGTTTCTCGGAGGTACGAAAGTTAGTTACGACCCCATGTTTGGAGATCCGCCTATGTCGATTGCTTATGAATGGGCGGGGTTATTTGGTTCTAGTTTCCGCTACTTACTTGGCAGTCCCTGGTTGCCTTTAACGCCGGTGTTATTTATCTCGCTGTCGATTTTAGCTGTGTCGTTTATGATGGAGGAGTATGTGCGTTCGAAAAATCCGAAAGTGAAAAAACGAATGCAAGCGAAGAAGAAAGATGCGGTGGTCGAGTGGAATCGAGAACAATTGCGCGAAAAAATGGTGTTATTAAAAGCGCATAAAAAAAATGAACCTTCTTGA
- a CDS encoding ABC transporter permease subunit has product MNSVKISIKFVFSLLGIIAVSGFPVLISGLVKGEVRFLEYIQSIRDALASLWPIQELSVENYRIGREVPVFPQIFEYISYSLQILFLALTSAILLAVILTILTMLLPEPIRERIKMSLYFLESLPDLLVIMLVQFAVIAFFQKSGILISKIAVVNGERIYWLPVICLLILPMIQLYRLCMLTFQEEERQMYVELAKSLGFSKVYILLVHMFRNAIISVFFQSKKTMWFMLSNLFVLELMFNLPGIMLFLRDNLSPTIFLLTVLSFFFPMFLLYSFGEWLFLRHFRGKEVV; this is encoded by the coding sequence ATGAACTCCGTGAAAATTAGTATAAAATTTGTGTTTTCTCTTCTTGGTATCATTGCAGTTAGTGGTTTTCCTGTATTAATCTCGGGATTAGTCAAAGGAGAAGTAAGGTTCTTGGAATATATTCAGTCGATTCGCGATGCTTTAGCCAGTTTATGGCCAATCCAAGAACTATCAGTAGAAAATTACCGAATCGGTCGTGAAGTACCGGTTTTTCCACAAATTTTTGAGTACATAAGTTATTCTCTTCAAATCCTTTTTCTAGCGCTAACATCAGCAATTTTGCTCGCGGTAATTTTGACGATTCTCACGATGCTTTTGCCAGAACCTATCCGTGAGCGAATTAAAATGAGCTTGTACTTTCTTGAGTCTCTTCCGGACTTACTGGTGATCATGCTTGTGCAGTTTGCCGTGATTGCCTTTTTTCAAAAGAGCGGGATATTGATTTCAAAAATAGCCGTGGTTAATGGAGAGCGCATCTATTGGTTGCCCGTAATATGCCTACTGATTTTGCCCATGATACAATTGTATCGACTATGCATGCTGACATTTCAAGAGGAAGAGCGCCAAATGTATGTTGAATTAGCAAAGTCACTAGGTTTTTCAAAGGTTTATATTTTATTAGTTCATATGTTCCGCAACGCAATTATCAGTGTTTTTTTTCAATCTAAAAAAACCATGTGGTTTATGCTTTCCAACTTATTTGTCCTGGAGTTGATGTTTAATTTGCCAGGAATTATGTTGTTTCTTCGAGACAATTTATCACCAACGATTTTTCTGCTAACTGTCTTAAGTTTTTTCTTTCCAATGTTTTTGCTTTATAGCTTTGGTGAATGGCTGTTTCTTCGTCATTTCCGTGGAAAGGAAGTGGTGTAA
- a CDS encoding YojF family protein yields MELVEVKKLQVQLDAFAGKDVYLHLETTNGSYASHFNEGFFNAGAFIRNVVINYELGKVVGDSPHRVGLKLPHGWVYAQGITHYELDEDGRLLLAGHAGDGKLAVALEISETPFSY; encoded by the coding sequence ATGGAATTAGTTGAAGTAAAAAAATTACAAGTCCAGTTGGATGCATTTGCAGGCAAAGATGTATACCTTCATTTGGAAACAACCAACGGCTCTTATGCCTCACATTTTAACGAAGGCTTTTTTAACGCCGGCGCATTTATCCGGAATGTTGTCATCAACTACGAACTTGGAAAAGTTGTCGGAGACAGCCCGCACCGTGTCGGATTGAAATTGCCACATGGCTGGGTTTATGCGCAAGGCATTACACATTACGAATTAGACGAAGACGGTCGGCTGTTGCTTGCCGGACACGCTGGAGACGGAAAACTAGCGGTGGCGCTTGAAATTAGCGAAACACCGTTTAGTTATTAA
- the bshB2 gene encoding bacillithiol biosynthesis deacetylase BshB2 has product MTIPHERHVLVVFPHPDDEAFGVSGTITTHIQQGTPVTYACLTLGEMGRNLGNPPFATRESLPAVRKKELQASADAMGLTDLQMMGLRDKTIEFEDDEKMVTMMTELIEELNPSKIITFYPDFAVHPDHEATARAVVRAVRRMKDRPTLHGVAFANDTLENLGAPDIVYDIREVREQKMNSMKAHISQTAWMLEEMEHKLQNGDTETENWLTKERFYNYRWHEDFEKSF; this is encoded by the coding sequence ATGACAATTCCACATGAACGTCATGTGCTGGTCGTCTTTCCTCACCCAGATGACGAAGCATTTGGTGTTTCTGGAACGATCACGACACATATCCAACAAGGCACACCTGTTACATACGCCTGCCTAACACTTGGCGAAATGGGACGCAACCTGGGCAATCCGCCATTTGCTACGAGAGAATCGCTCCCTGCAGTCCGCAAAAAAGAGCTTCAAGCTTCTGCGGACGCAATGGGATTAACCGATCTTCAAATGATGGGCTTGCGTGATAAAACCATTGAATTTGAAGATGATGAAAAAATGGTTACCATGATGACAGAATTGATTGAAGAACTCAATCCTTCAAAAATCATCACCTTTTACCCAGACTTTGCCGTCCATCCGGACCACGAAGCGACAGCGCGTGCCGTTGTTCGTGCTGTTCGTCGAATGAAAGACCGTCCTACGCTTCACGGGGTGGCGTTTGCGAACGATACGTTAGAAAACTTAGGCGCTCCCGATATCGTGTACGACATTCGTGAAGTTCGCGAACAAAAAATGAATTCGATGAAAGCACATATATCTCAAACCGCGTGGATGCTTGAGGAAATGGAACATAAGCTTCAAAACGGCGATACTGAAACTGAAAATTGGCTGACAAAAGAACGTTTTTATAATTATCGTTGGCATGAAGATTTCGAAAAGTCCTTTTAA